A region from the Pararge aegeria chromosome Z, ilParAegt1.1, whole genome shotgun sequence genome encodes:
- the LOC120636685 gene encoding glycine-rich cell wall structural protein-like: MAYRFALSCFLLASVGICTATFGGHEHVHIRVHIPEEHHDDHGHGGGHGGGGGGGGGGGYGGHGGGLTEHLHGGFVDHLKEHDHGGGGGYGGGFGGGFGGGHGGRGGGHDFGGGHDFGGGHDFGGGGGGGGGGGYGGGHDGGFGGGHDFGGGHGGGGDFGGGHGGLDIGGGHDSGSHGGYDLGGGGGHGGGFGGGFGGGFGGGHGGGHGGGFGGHDSGFGGGHGGGFGGHDEGYGGGHGGGFGGNDVGHGGGGGFGGHDSGFGGGHGGGFGGGHDIGGGHDAGFGGGFGGGHGGGFGGYEGGHDDHGGGSSHGFSGGDSYASALSGGHGSGGFGDGGHGGGLGGGHGGALGGGHGGGLGGGHVDTYAVVSVETLGGGGGGGGGGHGGYSGGGGGGGYGGGHDHGSGGFGGGHGDSYSIGGGGGGGHGGFSLSDLGHGGHGGGFGDSYTNALGSGHGGGPYHKRK, encoded by the exons ATGGCTTACCGTTTTGCT CTAAGCTGTTTCCTTCTGGCTAGCGTTGGCATCTGCACCGCGACTTTTGGTGGACATGAACA TGTTCATATTCGAGTACATATACCTGAAGAGCATCATGACGATCACGGCCACGGCGGCGGACATGGCGGAGGTGGCGGCGGAGGTGGCGGCGGAGGCTACGGGGGTCACGGTGGAGGTTTAACTGAACACCTTCATGGAGGCTTCGTAGACCATCTGAAAGAGCATGATCATGGAGGAGGCGGTGGCTACGGAGGTGGATTTGGCGGTGGATTTGGCGGTGGACACGGAGGCCGTGGAGGTGGCCATGACTTCGGCGGCGGTCATGATTTCGGAGGCGGTCATGACtttggcggcggcggcggcggcggcggcggtggCGGCTACGGCGGAGGTCACGATGGCGGATTCGGAGGTGGTCATGATTTCGGCGGTGGTCACGGAGGCGGCGGTGATTTTGGCGGTGGCCATGGTGGACTTGATATCGGAGGAGGTCATGACTCAGGAAGCCACGGCGGTTACGATCTAGGTGGGGGCGGTGGACATGGCGGTGGTTTTGGAGGTGGATTTGGCGGAGGATTTGGTGGAGGTCATGGCGGCGGTCATGGAGGAGGATTTGGTGGACATGACTCTGGATTTGGGGGCGGTCACGGCGGCGGTTTTGGAGGACATGACGAAGGTTATGGCGGTGGTCACGGTGGAGGTTTCGGAGGAAACGATGTTGGTCATGGAGGAGGGGGAGGATTTGGAGGACATGACTCTGGATTCGGTGGTGGACATGGCGGTGGTTTCGGCGGAGGACATGATATAGGTGGAGGGCATGATGCAGGGTTCGGCGGTGGTTTCGGCGGTGGCCATGGGGGAGGTTTCGGTGGATATGAAGGCGGTCATGACGACCACGGTGGCGGATCTAGCCATGGGTTCTCCGGTGGCGACAGTTACGCATCAGCTTTGTCCGGGGGTCACGGATCCGGTGGATTCGGTGACGGAGGCCACGGAGGAGGACTTGGAGGAGGCCATGGCGGAGCACTTGGAGGAGGTCATGGCGGAGGACTTGGAGGAGGCCACGTGGATACATATGCCGTAGTTAGTGTGGAAACACTCGGAGGAGGTGGAGGTGGCGGAGGTGGCGGCCATGGAGGTTATTCAGGAGGTGGAGGCGGAGGTGGGTACGGCGGTGGGCACGACCACGGATCTGGAGGCTTCGGGGGTGGTCACGGAGATAGCTATAGCATAGGCGGAGGCGGAGGTGGAGGTCATGGCGGGTTCAGTCTATCAGACCTGGGCCATGGTGGACATGGAGGAGGGTTTGGCGATAGCTACACCAACGCTCTAGGGTCTGGCCACGGTGGAGGTCCCTACCACAAAAGAAAATGA